GGGAAATGCCAGCGTCACGGAGAGCCATTTCGATAGCGAGACGCACGCCTTCGCCGTCTTCACGCGGGGCGGACATGTGGTGTGCATCGGCGCTCATGCCGACAGCAGCAACGCGGGCCAGGATGTTCGCGCCGCGCTTCTTGGCGTGAGAAAGGCTTTCGAGCACGAGAATGCCGGAACCTTCGCCCATCACGAAGCCGTCGCGGTCCTTGTCGAACGGGCGGGAAGCAGTGGCGGGGTCATCGTTGCGCTTGGAGAGCGCATGCATGTTGGTAAAGCCAGCGAGAGCGAGCGGGTTCACCGTTTCGTCGGTACCGCCGGCCAGCATGATGTCGGCACGACCAAGGCGGATGGCGTCGTAAGCGGCAGCAATGGAATGGTTCGATGTTGCACAGGCGGAAACCACGGCGAAACAGGGACCCATCCATCCAGTGCGGTTAGAAACCTCGCCAGCAGGCATATTGGTAATCGACATCGGGATGAAGAAAGGAGAAACGCGGTTCGGACCACGGGTTCCCCAGGTGACCGCATTTTCAGTATAGGAGTTCATGCCACCGATTCCAGCACCGATAATTACTCCAGAACGGGAAGGATCTTCGGCCTTCGGGTCAACACCGGCATTCTTCAACGCCTGGAAGGCTGAATAGACAGCATACTGGATGCACTTCGAGAACCTGGACTGGTCTCTGGCGCTGAAGAACTCAGAACCGTCAAATTCCTTGACCGCAGCCGCAATTTGGACCGGCAAAGCGGAAACATCAAACCTTTCAATCTTGGCGACACCGGACTTGCCCTGCAAAAGGCTGTCCCAGAGGATGTCGGGGGAATTTCCAAGGGCCGAAACACAGCCCATACCAGTGATAACTACTTCTTCCATAGTGTGTTCCTGTATAACAAATTAACGAGGCCGAATATAGCAAATATTTTTCTTACAATAAAGTGTTTTATTTCTCATTGGGACAACCCCCCGACGAAATAAGTAAAAAGACGGACAAATATCAAATATGACGCCCAATCCGCAAAGAAACATTATCTTTTTTTTATAAAAAACTAAATTTGCAGACGCTATGACAAAAAAGAAAAGTTCTAGAAACTTGGTCTGGATGGACCTGGAAATGTCCGGACTCGACCCCGACAAGGATGTTATCCTGGAAATCGCCACAATCGTTACCGATGCGGAACTGAACATCCTTGCAGAAGGACCCGTCATAGCCATACACCAGGGTGAGAACGTCTTTGAATCCATGGACGAGTGGAATTCCAAGCACCACACTCAGAGCGGGCTCGTGGAACGCTGCAGGCATTCGCAGTACTCCACCGCCGATGCCGAGAAAGTGACATTCGACTTTATCAAGCCCTTTACCGAAAAGACAAAGAACGTGCTATGCGGCAATTCCATCACGCAGGACAGACGCTTTTTGTACAAATACATGCCCGAAATATCGAACTGGCTTTGCTACAGGAATATAGACGTCAGTTCCATCAAGGAACTTTCGTTCCGCTGGTATCCGCAACTCGCCGAATTCCAGAAGGAAAAGCGCCACGAGGCACTGAACGATATCCGCGAGAGCATCGCCGAGCTCGCCTACTACCGCAAGACGATTTTTAAGTAAACAAACTCGATGAAATATTATTACGACCCCAAGAATAGACGCCCCTACAAAGAACGAATGAGAAATCGCTGCATTGCCGCAGCCGTCTTTATTATCTTCTGCACACTGATTGGCTCCTGCATTTTTGGCGGGGAGTCCGATACCCAAGCGCCAGTCGCCTCGACCGCCGTTTCTACCAGTCTGCCAACCGCGGACTCAGCAGAAAACGCCCCAGTCGACTCCGCCGAGAAACCCGTAAACGCCCTACAGGCGAGCGCCCCGCTGACCAAGGCCGAAGAACAGGTCGAAAACATCGCGAACACGCAGGCGACCATCATCGCCGCGGTCACCCCAGAAACTCAGCCAGAGATCGAGGTCATCGACAGTGCCCACATCAAAAATCAAAAGGACGTGTTCCTCGCCGAAAAAATCGACATCATGCTGAGACGCTTCAAGCCTTTACACAGCGTGATGCTGGTAGTGGAACCCAAGACCAACGAGATTATCGCCTGGGGCGAGACCAAGGACGGCAAAGTGCAAAACGACCCCGACTACTTTGTCAAAAACACCTTCCCCGCCGCCTCGCTCGCCAAGACCATCACCATCGCCGCGGCCATGGAGAGCAACCGCTACTCGCTCAACACGCCCATTCCCGATCAGGGGGCGCACCACACCTTGTACAAGCGCCAACTGCGCGTCGCCGAGAACTACACGGGACCAACCATCGAGCTGCAGGACGCTTACGCCAAGTCGGCAAACCCGCCCTTGGCCATCATCGGCATGAACGTGGGGGCGAGCCGCCTCAAGAGCGCCGCCAAGAACCTGGGCTACAACATGAACTTTCCCAGCGGGATCCCCGGGCGTTCGAACTACAACCCGCCCGACACGGGCTACGGCCTCGCCGAAGCCAGCTGCGGCTTTACCGAGTCGACCACCCTCACGCCGCTCCTCGCCGCCGCCCAGGTGCGCTCCATCCTCACCAAAAAGCCGCTCGAAATCCCCTGGGCAGCAAACCTCCCCCAGTTCGCCCCCAAGAACCGCATTGCGCTCGACGTGGGCAAGTTCAGTGAGAATACCTACTACGGGCTCAGGGAGGCCATGATCCGCAGCATCACCAACGGCACCGCCCGCAAGCACATCTCGACCCGCAACATGGCTCGCAAAAACTTCAACGCCCTGAACATCGGCGGCAAAACGGGTAGCCTGGACGGCCACGACCCATATGGACGTTACGAATGGTTCATGGGTTTCGCACAAGCTAAAGAGGACCCGAGCAAGGCGATTGTCGTCGTCATTCTGCAAATCCACGATTTGCAGGGTTTCCGCTCGCAGCCCGCGTGCCAAGTCGCCGCAATGATTATAAATTATTGGGCACACAAAACCCTTTGGAGCAACTAATGGAACCGACCTGGTGGAACCTTATACCGACTTATTTTGATGGAACCGCATTCGCCCTTGGCAGTTTCGAGGTACGCTGGTACGGCGTAATGTACATTTTTGCCTTTGTCACCGCCTACCTCACCATGTGGAAAATCAACAAGAAAGAGAACATGGGCTACACCAAGGAACAGTTCGACAGCATGTTCACCTGGATTATCGCAGGCATTTTGATTGGCGCCAGACTCGGCTACGTGTTCTTTTACAAGCCGCATTACTACCTGCAGAACCCCACGGAGATTATTTTGCCGCTGAGCCATGACGCCCTCGGCTACCATTTTACCGGCATTGCGGGCATGAGCTATCACGGTGGACTCTTCATTGGCCTCCTCTTTGTGATTATCGGACTCAAGCGGAACAAAATGAAGATATGGCCCTGGCTTAACCTCTGTTTTTTGGCAGCCCCGCTTGCTTACACCTGGGGGCGCTGGGGAAACTTCATCAACGGGGAACTCTTTGGCGAAGTAACCACGAGCCCTATTGGCATGTTCTTCCCGCTTGCCCACGACAGCCCCATCACGAACCCGATTCTGCACCACCCTAGCCAACTCTACGAAATGTGCTTCGAGGGCGTCATCCTATTCGCCGTTCTCTATAACCTGAGACGCATTCCCCTATTGCGCGACAAGATGCCCTGCCTCTACCTGATGGGCTACGGCATATTCCGCTTCTTTATCGAATTCTTCCGCAGGCCCGATGCCCACCTGGGGCGCATCGACCTTTTCGGCATGAGCCGCGGACAGACGCTCTGCAGCATCATGATTATCACGGGCCTTGTGTGGCTGATTGTGCTGATTTACCGCCAGAAGAAAGCGGCTAGCAGCTTACCGCAAGGTTAGATACCGCGAGCGCAGGCACCTTGTAGTTCGAGAAAGGATTGTAGTATTCGTTCCCGACGGCGACAATGTTCTGGATAATATCGAAGAAATTGCCGGAGAGCGTCACGCCATCGACTGGGTGCTGGATTACGCCGTTTTCGCACCAGAACCCGTGCGCACCGATACTCAGTTCGCCTGATACCGAATTGCAGCCGGAATTGCCTTCCAGGCGGGCAACCAGCAGGCACTTGGGGAACAGCTTCAGGAGTTCCGCTGTAGTCTTGTCGCCCGCAGGAACCAATAAGTTGTAGAATCCCGTTGACATCTTGTCTCCAAAGCTGCGGGAGCCGTTGCCCGTGGTTTTTCGCCCCGCCTTCGCCGCAGTTTCAAGGTTGTAGAGCGCCGAGGTAAAGACGCCGCCATCCACCACCTTCACGCGCTGCGTGAGGCTCCCCTCGGAGTCGAACATAAAGCGGTGCTCGAACATTTCACCCAGCGGGTCGTTCCAGATGGAGAACACGTCGCTCGCGATTTTTTCGCCTTCCTTGCCGTCGAGGCGGGACATGCCCTTTTGCATGGATTCGGCCACAAAGGGGCTGCAGTACATGCCCAAAAGGCGGTTCGAAATGCGTTCAGAGAAAATCACGGGGATCTTGCCGCCTTCAATTTTTTGGGCGCCAAAGAGTTCCGTGGCGTATTCCGCAGTGCGACTTGCGATTTCATCGATGCTGAACGCGTTCCAATCGCGACCGTTCTTCACAAAATTACCCAGCTTTTTGACACCGTCGCGGCTGGCAACCGCGCCAGCCCCAGCCGAGGCGGCATTGGAGCGAGACTCATAAAATAGGCCGTTGTGGTTCGCCACAATAGCGTAGTCCTCCTCCTTTTCGGCGCCCAGGTACGGGATATTCTCGATTTCCT
This genomic stretch from Fibrobacter sp. UWP2 harbors:
- the fabF gene encoding beta-ketoacyl-ACP synthase II; the protein is MEEVVITGMGCVSALGNSPDILWDSLLQGKSGVAKIERFDVSALPVQIAAAVKEFDGSEFFSARDQSRFSKCIQYAVYSAFQALKNAGVDPKAEDPSRSGVIIGAGIGGMNSYTENAVTWGTRGPNRVSPFFIPMSITNMPAGEVSNRTGWMGPCFAVVSACATSNHSIAAAYDAIRLGRADIMLAGGTDETVNPLALAGFTNMHALSKRNDDPATASRPFDKDRDGFVMGEGSGILVLESLSHAKKRGANILARVAAVGMSADAHHMSAPREDGEGVRLAIEMALRDAGISPKEVGYVNTHGTSTPLGDVAECSALEKVFGASDSLKINSSKCMIGHALGAAGALEAIITVKSLQNQMIHATTNVFNQDERIHLDVCANKNTSHSFKYALSDGFGFGGQNSVLLLARD
- the orn gene encoding oligoribonuclease encodes the protein MTKKKSSRNLVWMDLEMSGLDPDKDVILEIATIVTDAELNILAEGPVIAIHQGENVFESMDEWNSKHHTQSGLVERCRHSQYSTADAEKVTFDFIKPFTEKTKNVLCGNSITQDRRFLYKYMPEISNWLCYRNIDVSSIKELSFRWYPQLAEFQKEKRHEALNDIRESIAELAYYRKTIFK
- a CDS encoding penicillin-binding transpeptidase domain-containing protein; this translates as MRNRCIAAAVFIIFCTLIGSCIFGGESDTQAPVASTAVSTSLPTADSAENAPVDSAEKPVNALQASAPLTKAEEQVENIANTQATIIAAVTPETQPEIEVIDSAHIKNQKDVFLAEKIDIMLRRFKPLHSVMLVVEPKTNEIIAWGETKDGKVQNDPDYFVKNTFPAASLAKTITIAAAMESNRYSLNTPIPDQGAHHTLYKRQLRVAENYTGPTIELQDAYAKSANPPLAIIGMNVGASRLKSAAKNLGYNMNFPSGIPGRSNYNPPDTGYGLAEASCGFTESTTLTPLLAAAQVRSILTKKPLEIPWAANLPQFAPKNRIALDVGKFSENTYYGLREAMIRSITNGTARKHISTRNMARKNFNALNIGGKTGSLDGHDPYGRYEWFMGFAQAKEDPSKAIVVVILQIHDLQGFRSQPACQVAAMIINYWAHKTLWSN
- the lgt gene encoding prolipoprotein diacylglyceryl transferase, producing the protein MEPTWWNLIPTYFDGTAFALGSFEVRWYGVMYIFAFVTAYLTMWKINKKENMGYTKEQFDSMFTWIIAGILIGARLGYVFFYKPHYYLQNPTEIILPLSHDALGYHFTGIAGMSYHGGLFIGLLFVIIGLKRNKMKIWPWLNLCFLAAPLAYTWGRWGNFINGELFGEVTTSPIGMFFPLAHDSPITNPILHHPSQLYEMCFEGVILFAVLYNLRRIPLLRDKMPCLYLMGYGIFRFFIEFFRRPDAHLGRIDLFGMSRGQTLCSIMIITGLVWLIVLIYRQKKAASSLPQG
- a CDS encoding TldD/PmbA family protein, producing the protein MNIIDAVSCMCDLAKDEAEQFDIIASNSHSEGLSVFQGQVQNTEISDSVGLGIRVIKDGRPGYAHTERLTKEALQQTLKDAVCHTQWTEKTDIELPQPVKLSEPEVNYNAELEKLDLAQMKDFCIDLEKATFAKSKEIENIPYLGAEKEEDYAIVANHNGLFYESRSNAASAGAGAVASRDGVKKLGNFVKNGRDWNAFSIDEIASRTAEYATELFGAQKIEGGKIPVIFSERISNRLLGMYCSPFVAESMQKGMSRLDGKEGEKIASDVFSIWNDPLGEMFEHRFMFDSEGSLTQRVKVVDGGVFTSALYNLETAAKAGRKTTGNGSRSFGDKMSTGFYNLLVPAGDKTTAELLKLFPKCLLVARLEGNSGCNSVSGELSIGAHGFWCENGVIQHPVDGVTLSGNFFDIIQNIVAVGNEYYNPFSNYKVPALAVSNLAVSC